A region from the Geobacter benzoatilyticus genome encodes:
- a CDS encoding DUF4258 domain-containing protein, with translation MDVIKLQQAAALGKVSWQRHALTRMLERGISRQMVLTCLSDGDVIEVYEKDKPLPSALLLGFPAGGPLHVVAAYDETSEICYVITVYRPDSRHFEADFKTRRLP, from the coding sequence ATGGACGTGATCAAACTGCAACAGGCCGCCGCCTTGGGAAAGGTTTCCTGGCAGAGGCATGCTTTGACCAGGATGCTTGAGCGCGGCATTTCTCGGCAAATGGTTTTGACCTGTCTCAGCGACGGTGATGTCATTGAGGTGTACGAAAAAGACAAACCCCTGCCGAGTGCTCTGTTGCTCGGATTCCCTGCCGGTGGCCCGCTGCACGTGGTTGCGGCATATGATGAAACGTCGGAAATCTGCTACGTGATAACCGTGTATCGACCTGACTCACGACATTTCGAGGCGGATTTCAAGACCCGGAGGTTGCCATGA
- a CDS encoding type II toxin-antitoxin system MqsA family antitoxin, with product MMSENTGVCPLCGGDMETGKTTFTADLGFGVVVVRNVPATLCSQCGADWIDDATAARIEKIVDDARSRHAIVDITDLAA from the coding sequence ATGATGAGCGAAAATACTGGTGTCTGCCCGCTATGCGGTGGGGACATGGAAACAGGAAAGACGACATTTACGGCTGACCTGGGTTTCGGCGTGGTTGTGGTCAGGAATGTCCCGGCTACCTTGTGTTCACAATGCGGTGCCGACTGGATCGACGATGCCACCGCCGCCAGAATCGAAAAGATTGTGGACGATGCCCGGTCACGGCACGCTATCGTCGATATTACCGATCTTGCCGCCTGA
- a CDS encoding anthranilate synthase component II — MLLMIDNYDSFTFNIVQYFGELGEDVRVFRNDGITLDEIDRLAPERLVISPGPCSPEEAGISVAAIRHFAGKIPILGVCLGHQSIGAAFGGKVVRSSTLMHGKTSPIHHNGQGLFRGLPNPFNATRYHSLVVERASFPDCLEITAWVEEGEVMGLAHKELPVWGVQFHPESILTEGGIELLRNFLEMTRS; from the coding sequence ATGCTCCTGATGATAGACAATTACGACTCCTTCACCTTCAACATCGTCCAGTATTTCGGCGAACTGGGGGAGGATGTGCGGGTATTCCGCAACGACGGCATAACCCTCGATGAGATCGATCGGCTGGCGCCTGAGCGCCTGGTCATCTCTCCCGGTCCCTGCTCTCCCGAGGAGGCCGGAATATCCGTGGCGGCCATCCGGCATTTTGCCGGCAAGATCCCGATCCTCGGCGTCTGCCTCGGCCACCAGTCCATCGGCGCGGCCTTCGGCGGCAAGGTGGTCCGCAGTTCCACCCTCATGCACGGCAAGACTTCACCGATTCACCACAACGGCCAGGGGCTCTTCCGGGGGCTTCCCAACCCTTTCAACGCCACCCGGTACCATTCTCTCGTGGTGGAGAGGGCCTCGTTCCCCGACTGCCTGGAGATCACCGCCTGGGTGGAGGAGGGGGAAGTTATGGGGCTCGCCCACAAAGAGTTGCCGGTATGGGGGGTCCAGTTCCATCCCGAATCGATTCTCACCGAGGGGGGGATTGAGCTGTTGCGCAACTTTCTGGAGATGACACGATCGTAG
- the trpD gene encoding anthranilate phosphoribosyltransferase, translating to MIKKAIAKVVERINLTEAEMIEVMDQIMSGEATPAQIAAFITALRMKGETVEEITGAARVMRDRATPIRVGKGVLDIDRDDINIDQETILDVVGTGGDGTNTFNISTTVTFVVASCGVKVAKHGNRAVSSACGSADVLEALGVSLDVTPDTVERSISEIGLGFLFAPALHGAMKHAIGPRKEIGIRTIFNILGPLTNPAGADCQVLGVYREDLVELLALVLKKLGCKRGFVVFGRDGMDEITLTGETRIAEITSDGVSLRTITPEEMGFSRCQPGDLRGGDAVGNARIVRGILEGEKGPRRDVVLLNAAYALVAAGKAADPAEGVRLAAEAIDSGLALVKLEDLISITHQ from the coding sequence ATGATCAAAAAAGCAATCGCAAAGGTTGTCGAACGCATCAATCTAACAGAAGCCGAGATGATCGAGGTCATGGACCAGATCATGTCCGGCGAGGCCACTCCGGCCCAGATCGCGGCCTTTATCACCGCCCTGCGGATGAAGGGGGAGACGGTGGAGGAGATCACCGGCGCGGCCCGGGTCATGCGTGACCGCGCCACCCCCATCCGGGTCGGCAAGGGGGTCCTCGACATCGACCGTGATGACATCAACATCGACCAGGAAACGATCCTGGACGTGGTCGGCACCGGCGGGGACGGCACCAACACCTTCAATATCTCCACGACGGTTACCTTCGTGGTGGCATCCTGCGGAGTCAAGGTGGCCAAGCACGGCAACCGGGCGGTCTCGTCCGCCTGCGGCAGCGCCGACGTGCTGGAGGCTCTGGGCGTCAGCCTGGACGTGACACCGGACACGGTGGAGCGCTCCATCTCCGAGATAGGCCTCGGCTTCCTCTTCGCCCCGGCCCTCCATGGCGCCATGAAGCACGCGATCGGCCCCCGCAAGGAGATCGGCATCAGGACTATCTTCAACATCCTCGGTCCCCTCACGAATCCCGCCGGCGCCGATTGCCAGGTGCTCGGCGTCTACCGGGAAGATCTCGTGGAGCTCCTTGCCCTGGTTCTCAAGAAGCTTGGCTGCAAGCGGGGCTTCGTGGTTTTCGGCAGGGACGGCATGGACGAGATCACCCTCACCGGAGAAACCCGCATTGCCGAGATTACCAGCGATGGCGTTTCGCTGCGGACCATCACTCCGGAGGAAATGGGTTTCTCCCGCTGTCAGCCCGGCGACCTGCGGGGCGGCGATGCCGTGGGGAACGCCCGTATCGTCCGGGGCATTCTGGAGGGGGAAAAGGGGCCAAGGCGGGACGTGGTGCTCCTGAACGCCGCCTATGCCCTGGTGGCCGCCGGCAAGGCCGCCGACCCGGCCGAAGGGGTCCGGCTCGCCGCCGAGGCCATCGACTCGGGCCTCGCCCTGGTAAAACTGGAAGATTTGATCAGCATCACCCACCAGTAG
- the trpC gene encoding indole-3-glycerol phosphate synthase TrpC: MTDTPDILKKIVEHKRGVVAAARSAASLEEVKSRIADLEDQPRGFERALRDCHASGWTTVIAEVKKGSPSKGLIRPDFDPLDIAETYEKNGAACLSVLTEEKFFLGDLRYLALIREQVRLPLLRKDFLFDPYQVFEARAAGADAILLIAAMLERAQIEELAGIARELSLDVLLEVHDEDELETAIATDCTLIGINNRNLRTFVTDLATTERLIPMIPADRFIVAESGITTRGDILRLQTAGAHGFLIGESLMREEDFGAKLRELLG; encoded by the coding sequence ATGACCGATACGCCAGACATCCTGAAGAAAATCGTTGAGCACAAGCGCGGTGTGGTGGCTGCGGCCCGTTCTGCAGCCTCCCTGGAGGAAGTTAAATCACGCATTGCCGACCTGGAGGACCAGCCCCGCGGCTTCGAGCGGGCCCTGCGCGACTGCCACGCCTCGGGCTGGACTACAGTCATCGCCGAGGTAAAGAAGGGGTCTCCCTCCAAGGGGCTCATCCGCCCCGATTTCGATCCCCTTGACATTGCCGAGACCTATGAGAAAAACGGCGCCGCCTGCCTCTCTGTGCTGACCGAGGAGAAGTTCTTCCTGGGTGATCTACGCTACCTGGCCCTCATCCGTGAGCAGGTGAGGCTGCCCCTTTTGCGCAAGGACTTCCTCTTTGATCCCTATCAGGTATTCGAAGCCCGTGCCGCTGGGGCCGATGCCATCCTCCTCATCGCCGCCATGCTGGAGCGGGCGCAGATTGAAGAGCTGGCCGGGATAGCCAGGGAGCTTTCCCTCGACGTGCTCCTGGAGGTTCATGACGAGGATGAACTGGAGACGGCCATCGCTACGGATTGCACCCTCATCGGGATCAACAACCGGAATCTCCGCACCTTTGTCACCGACCTTGCCACAACCGAGCGGCTCATTCCCATGATTCCCGCCGACCGGTTCATTGTTGCCGAAAGTGGCATCACCACCCGCGGCGACATTCTCCGCCTCCAGACCGCCGGCGCCCACGGCTTCCTCATCGGCGAGTCCCTCATGCGGGAGGAGGATTTCGGGGCCAAGCTGCGGGAACTCTTGGGATAG